A part of Pararhizobium sp. A13 genomic DNA contains:
- a CDS encoding carbohydrate ABC transporter permease, producing MSVQSPDNAISSGRLTRAIIYSVLILFALYSLLPLYVMVVNSFKPLDEIRQGGMLSVPQTWTIEPWLSAWSTAQIGVQPTGLRPFFINSILMVIPAVAISTIVGALNGYVLTKWRFPGSGIFFGMLLLSCFIPFQIVLIPMARILGILGLAGSVPGLVFVHVIYGLGFTTLYFRNYYEAFPTELVRAAQIDGASFFQIFRRILLPSSGPIIVVSVIWQFTNIWNDFLFGASFSGAHSTPMTVALNNLVSSSTGVKEYNVHFAGAILAALPTLVVYIVSGRYFVRGLMSGAVKG from the coding sequence ATGAGCGTCCAGAGCCCTGACAACGCCATTTCCAGCGGCCGCCTGACGCGCGCGATCATCTATTCGGTGCTGATCCTGTTTGCGCTCTATTCGCTGCTGCCGCTCTACGTGATGGTGGTCAATTCCTTCAAGCCGCTCGACGAAATCCGTCAGGGCGGCATGCTGAGCGTGCCGCAGACCTGGACGATCGAGCCCTGGCTTTCTGCCTGGTCGACCGCGCAGATCGGCGTGCAGCCGACTGGCCTTCGTCCGTTTTTCATCAATTCCATCCTGATGGTCATTCCGGCTGTGGCGATCTCGACCATCGTCGGCGCGCTGAACGGCTATGTGCTGACCAAGTGGCGTTTCCCGGGATCGGGCATCTTTTTCGGCATGCTGCTTCTGTCCTGCTTCATCCCGTTCCAGATCGTGCTGATCCCGATGGCACGCATTCTCGGCATTCTGGGTCTCGCCGGATCGGTGCCTGGCCTGGTGTTCGTGCACGTCATCTACGGTCTCGGCTTCACGACGCTCTATTTCCGCAACTACTACGAGGCCTTTCCGACCGAGCTGGTGCGGGCGGCGCAGATTGATGGCGCGAGTTTCTTCCAGATTTTCCGGCGCATCCTCTTGCCATCCTCGGGCCCCATCATCGTCGTCTCGGTCATCTGGCAGTTCACCAATATCTGGAACGACTTCCTCTTCGGGGCCTCGTTTTCCGGCGCCCATTCGACGCCGATGACGGTTGCGCTCAACAACCTCGTTTCCTCCTCCACGGGGGTCAAGGAATACAATGTCCACTTCGCAGGCGCGATCCTCGCCGCCCTGCCAACGCTTGTCGTCTACATCGTCTCTGGCCGCTACTTCGTCCGCGGCCTAATGTCCGGCGCCGTGAAGGGTTAA
- a CDS encoding transglutaminase family protein, protein MFIRFGYEIGISCDQPTPMMTYLSVDRGRRCDIISERGPISDPAVKIGEVTDPHGNVCMRMVVPAGGLHLSYDAVVSDSGRPDRVNLDAKPVPVEQLPSVCLPYLSASRYCETDRFAALAWRLFGDIEPGWSRVKAICDYVHERLIFSYGYAPALRTAMEAHEERAGVCRDYAHLAVTLCRCMNMPARYVNGYMGDIGVAGDPAPMDFNAWFEVYLQDRWYTFDARHNIPRIGRIAVARGRDAADIPLIQTFGKHELTIFKVWTYMEETGAMTKPHSQPDVSLLSPWFSEQWSRHVREREHGREH, encoded by the coding sequence ATGTTCATACGGTTCGGATACGAGATCGGTATCAGCTGCGATCAGCCGACGCCGATGATGACCTATCTTTCCGTCGATCGTGGCAGGCGGTGCGACATCATCAGCGAGCGCGGCCCGATTTCCGATCCGGCGGTGAAAATTGGAGAGGTCACTGATCCGCACGGCAATGTCTGCATGCGCATGGTGGTGCCAGCCGGCGGGCTGCATTTGAGCTACGATGCCGTCGTCAGCGACAGCGGCCGCCCCGATCGCGTCAATCTCGACGCGAAACCCGTGCCGGTCGAACAACTGCCCTCCGTCTGCCTGCCCTACCTTTCGGCTAGCCGCTATTGCGAAACCGACCGCTTTGCCGCGCTCGCCTGGCGCTTGTTCGGAGATATCGAGCCCGGTTGGTCTCGCGTGAAGGCGATCTGCGACTACGTGCACGAACGACTGATCTTCAGTTACGGCTATGCACCAGCCTTGCGGACCGCGATGGAGGCGCATGAGGAGAGGGCGGGGGTCTGCCGGGATTACGCCCATCTCGCCGTCACCCTGTGCCGCTGCATGAACATGCCCGCCCGCTACGTTAACGGCTATATGGGCGACATCGGCGTTGCCGGGGATCCGGCACCGATGGATTTCAATGCCTGGTTCGAGGTCTATCTTCAGGACCGGTGGTACACGTTCGATGCGCGCCACAATATTCCGCGCATTGGCCGCATTGCCGTTGCCCGCGGCCGTGACGCCGCCGACATTCCGCTGATCCAGACCTTCGGCAAACATGAGCTGACGATCTTCAAGGTATGGACCTATATGGAAGAGACTGGTGCGATGACGAAGCCGCACAGCCAGCCGGATGTCTCGTTGCTCAGCCCCTGGTTCAGCGAGCAATGGTCCAGGCATGTCCGGGAAAGAGAACACGGCCGGGAACATTAA
- a CDS encoding sugar ABC transporter permease, giving the protein MDSRSRLQDIVPKLVLAPSFLIVLIFVYGFIVYTGFLSMTDSKMLPSYNFVGLSNYSKLWALPHWWRAISNLAIFATLYIGICSVLGLGLAILLDQKIRAEGLLRPIYLYPMALSFIVTGTAWKWFLDPGIGLENTMHLWGWESFTFNWIKDRNYAIYCVVIAAVWQSSGFIMAMFLAGLRGVDNEIIKAAQIDGASTTTIYRRIIIPLMRPVFLSAFVVLAHLAIKAYDLIIALTGGGPGQATELPATFMYSYTFTRNQMGIGASSAIIMLVMIFSIIIPYLYSEIKGEKRQ; this is encoded by the coding sequence ATGGATAGCCGCAGCCGGTTGCAGGATATTGTGCCAAAGCTGGTACTTGCTCCAAGCTTCCTCATTGTCCTGATTTTTGTCTATGGCTTCATTGTCTATACCGGCTTCCTGTCGATGACGGACAGCAAGATGCTGCCGTCCTACAATTTCGTAGGCCTCAGCAACTATTCCAAGCTCTGGGCCCTGCCGCACTGGTGGCGGGCGATCTCCAATCTGGCGATCTTCGCGACGCTCTATATCGGCATCTGCTCGGTGCTTGGCCTTGGTCTTGCGATCCTGCTCGACCAGAAGATCCGCGCCGAGGGTCTGCTACGGCCGATCTATCTCTATCCGATGGCACTGTCCTTCATCGTGACTGGCACCGCCTGGAAATGGTTCCTCGACCCCGGCATCGGGCTTGAGAACACCATGCACCTCTGGGGCTGGGAGAGCTTCACCTTCAACTGGATCAAGGACCGCAACTACGCGATCTATTGCGTGGTGATCGCTGCCGTCTGGCAGTCCTCCGGCTTCATCATGGCGATGTTCCTTGCGGGCCTGCGCGGCGTCGACAACGAGATCATCAAGGCAGCACAGATCGATGGCGCCTCGACTACGACCATCTACCGGCGGATCATCATTCCTCTAATGCGACCGGTCTTCCTCTCGGCCTTCGTCGTGCTCGCCCACCTCGCCATCAAGGCCTATGACTTGATCATCGCGCTGACCGGCGGCGGGCCGGGGCAGGCGACCGAACTGCCGGCGACGTTCATGTATTCCTACACCTTTACCCGCAACCAGATGGGCATCGGCGCTTCCTCGGCGATCATCATGCTGGTGATGATCTTCTCGATCATCATTCCCTATCTCTATTCCGAAATCAAAGGGGAGAAGCGCCAATGA
- a CDS encoding 3-ketoacyl-ACP reductase encodes MTDHKRPVAIVTGGRRGIGLGIAKALAKGGFDIAITGIGEADQVGSVLDDLSALGAKAIFLKADLSDLSGHQATVDAVQAQLGPIACLVNNAGMASVVRGDFLDLAPENFDTIVATNLRGTVFFTQAVVKAMLAAGSGAHRSVINITSVSATMSSPERLDYCMTKAGLAAFSQGLALRLAGTGISVFEVRPGIIRSDMTAGVSRKYDALITGGLVPMKRWGEADDIGNIVAALASGGFGFATGSVINADGGLSIGRL; translated from the coding sequence ATGACGGATCATAAACGCCCCGTTGCCATCGTCACCGGCGGCCGCCGCGGTATCGGCCTTGGCATCGCCAAGGCGCTCGCGAAAGGCGGCTTCGACATCGCCATCACCGGCATCGGTGAGGCCGATCAGGTCGGTTCCGTGCTGGACGACCTTTCGGCACTCGGCGCGAAGGCGATTTTTCTGAAGGCTGATCTCTCCGATCTCTCCGGCCATCAGGCGACGGTCGATGCGGTTCAGGCACAACTGGGGCCGATCGCCTGCCTCGTCAACAATGCTGGTATGGCATCCGTGGTGCGCGGCGATTTTCTCGATCTGGCGCCGGAGAATTTCGACACGATCGTCGCGACCAACCTGCGCGGCACGGTGTTTTTCACGCAAGCCGTGGTGAAGGCGATGCTGGCGGCTGGTTCCGGCGCACATCGGTCGGTGATCAACATTACCTCCGTCTCGGCGACGATGAGTTCGCCGGAGCGCCTCGACTATTGCATGACCAAGGCCGGGCTCGCCGCCTTTTCGCAGGGGCTTGCGCTGCGGCTCGCCGGCACAGGTATCTCGGTGTTCGAAGTGCGGCCGGGGATTATCCGCTCCGACATGACCGCCGGAGTTTCGAGAAAATACGATGCGCTGATTACTGGCGGTCTCGTGCCGATGAAGCGCTGGGGTGAGGCGGACGATATCGGCAATATCGTTGCGGCGCTGGCGAGCGGCGGCTTCGGTTTCGCGACGGGGTCGGTGATCAATGCCGATGGCGGGCTGTCGATTGGACGGTTGTGA
- a CDS encoding Dabb family protein — MIRHCVFIRFKASVPDAERASILSDIAALKPLVPGYLAIDIGPNVSPEGLGKGYNGGFIIDFEDAAARDAYLVHPDHEKAGGRIVAATEGGVDGVFVYDFDIAG, encoded by the coding sequence ATGATCCGCCATTGTGTTTTCATCCGCTTCAAGGCCAGCGTTCCGGATGCCGAAAGAGCATCGATCCTCTCCGACATTGCGGCGCTGAAGCCGCTTGTCCCCGGCTATCTCGCAATCGACATCGGCCCCAATGTCAGCCCGGAAGGTTTGGGAAAAGGCTACAATGGCGGCTTCATCATTGACTTCGAGGACGCTGCCGCGCGCGACGCCTATCTGGTTCATCCCGACCATGAGAAGGCGGGTGGCCGGATCGTTGCCGCCACGGAAGGTGGAGTCGATGGTGTGTTCGTCTATGATTTCGACATTGCGGGTTGA
- a CDS encoding glycerate kinase — MMPEPRAFLTSLFEAAVKAADPLAAIRAHLPEKPKGRTIVVGAGKAASQMAAAFESLWDGPLEGVVVARHGPIAACERIRVLQSAHPVPDEAGLAGSAELLRLVKGLTPNDLVVALISGGGSSLLPAPPAGLTLDDEIAVNRALLASGAPISAMNVVRKHVSRIKGGRLAFAAAPAKVVSLIVSDVPGDHPAFVASGPTIPDLSTPMDALGIAQRYRLELPEAVMRHLTSSEAAAPPPNHAAFANHERHIIASAAVSLEAAAARARQQGIDAVILSDAIEGEAADIGRMHAAIARETAWRNRPFQKPVVILSGGETTVTISGKNYGKGGRNSEFLLSFALDIDGADGIHALAADTDGIDGSEDNAGAFADGATVTRVRAAGVDPRDYLSRHDAWSAFHASGDLFVPGPTGTNVNDFRALLIV, encoded by the coding sequence ATGATGCCTGAACCTCGCGCCTTTCTGACCAGCCTGTTCGAGGCGGCGGTCAAAGCAGCCGATCCACTTGCCGCGATCCGCGCCCATCTGCCCGAGAAGCCCAAGGGCCGTACCATCGTCGTCGGAGCCGGCAAGGCGGCAAGCCAGATGGCGGCGGCGTTCGAAAGCCTGTGGGACGGGCCACTCGAGGGCGTTGTCGTTGCGCGTCACGGGCCGATCGCTGCCTGCGAGCGCATCCGCGTCCTGCAATCGGCCCATCCGGTGCCGGATGAAGCAGGGCTTGCCGGCTCGGCCGAATTGCTGCGGCTGGTCAAAGGGCTGACCCCGAACGACCTCGTCGTGGCGCTGATTTCCGGTGGTGGTTCCTCGCTGCTGCCCGCGCCGCCTGCGGGTCTGACACTTGACGACGAGATTGCCGTCAACCGCGCGCTTCTTGCTTCCGGTGCGCCGATCTCGGCAATGAATGTCGTGCGCAAGCATGTCTCGCGCATCAAGGGCGGCCGGCTGGCCTTCGCGGCGGCACCTGCCAAGGTGGTCAGCCTGATCGTTTCCGACGTGCCCGGCGATCATCCGGCCTTCGTTGCATCCGGCCCAACGATCCCCGATCTCTCGACACCGATGGATGCTCTCGGCATCGCCCAGCGCTATCGCTTGGAACTGCCAGAAGCCGTGATGCGCCACCTGACATCATCCGAAGCCGCGGCGCCGCCGCCGAACCACGCGGCCTTCGCCAATCACGAGCGCCATATCATCGCCTCCGCAGCCGTTTCGCTGGAGGCGGCCGCTGCCAGGGCGCGGCAGCAGGGCATCGACGCGGTGATCCTTTCCGATGCCATCGAGGGCGAGGCGGCGGATATCGGCCGCATGCATGCGGCGATCGCTCGTGAAACGGCTTGGCGCAACCGGCCATTCCAGAAGCCCGTCGTCATCCTTTCCGGCGGCGAGACGACGGTGACGATTTCCGGCAAAAATTATGGCAAGGGCGGTCGCAACAGTGAGTTCCTACTCTCCTTCGCTCTTGATATCGACGGTGCCGACGGCATTCATGCCTTGGCTGCCGATACGGATGGCATCGATGGCTCGGAAGACAATGCCGGGGCTTTTGCCGATGGTGCCACGGTGACCCGTGTGCGTGCTGCCGGTGTCGATCCGCGCGACTATCTCTCCCGACACGACGCCTGGAGCGCCTTTCATGCGAGCGGGGACTTGTTCGTTCCCGGTCCGACAGGAACGAATGTCAACGATTTCCGGGCGCTGTTGATCGTCTGA
- a CDS encoding aldehyde dehydrogenase family protein yields the protein MLDKRKFYINGEWVDPIVANDLEVLNPATEKPVAVISMGTAADIDRAVAAAKKAFVSYSRTSVEQRLALMEKLLSIYKRRYDEMAQTITLELGAPATMSREQQADVGVGHLQGFIDALKRLHMREVLPNGDVMLREPIGVCGLITPWNWPINQIALKVVPALATGSTCVLKPSEFTPLNALLYAEMVHEAGFPAGTFNLVNGDGRNVGAALSRHKDVDMMSFTGSTRAGIAVSKDAADTVKRVTLELGGKSPNIVFEDADLEERVTASVLECFNNSGQSCDAPTRLLVQKSVYDKVVEIATRIGREVKVGNPAEEGSHIGPLVSDIQFSRVQALIEAGIAEGARLLVGGAGKPQGFKQGYFVKPTIFADVNNTMRIAREEVFGPVLAIMPFETEEEAIEIANDTSYGLAAYVQSGDPKRAERVAARLRAGMVHINGGPHRYGSPFGGYKQSGNGREGGMFGLEDFLEVKTVHRPDAA from the coding sequence ATGCTCGACAAACGCAAGTTCTACATCAACGGCGAATGGGTCGATCCGATCGTCGCCAACGATCTCGAAGTGCTGAACCCGGCGACGGAAAAGCCGGTCGCGGTGATTTCCATGGGAACGGCGGCGGATATCGACCGCGCCGTTGCCGCCGCCAAGAAAGCCTTCGTCAGCTACAGCCGCACCAGCGTCGAGCAAAGACTGGCGCTGATGGAAAAGCTGCTTTCGATCTACAAGCGCCGTTACGACGAAATGGCGCAGACCATCACGCTCGAACTCGGCGCTCCGGCAACCATGAGCCGCGAGCAGCAAGCCGATGTCGGCGTCGGCCATCTTCAGGGCTTCATCGATGCGCTGAAGCGGCTGCATATGCGCGAAGTCCTCCCGAACGGCGACGTGATGCTGCGCGAGCCGATCGGCGTCTGCGGTCTCATCACGCCATGGAACTGGCCGATCAACCAGATCGCGCTGAAGGTCGTGCCGGCGCTGGCGACGGGCTCGACCTGCGTCCTGAAACCGAGTGAATTCACGCCGCTGAACGCGCTCCTCTATGCTGAAATGGTGCACGAGGCAGGCTTCCCGGCCGGTACGTTCAACCTCGTCAACGGCGATGGGCGGAATGTGGGCGCGGCCCTGTCCCGGCACAAAGACGTCGACATGATGTCGTTCACCGGCTCGACCCGCGCCGGCATCGCCGTCAGCAAGGATGCTGCCGATACCGTCAAGCGCGTCACGCTGGAGCTCGGCGGCAAGTCGCCGAACATCGTCTTCGAAGATGCAGACCTGGAAGAACGCGTTACCGCCAGCGTGCTGGAATGTTTCAACAATTCCGGCCAGTCCTGCGACGCGCCGACGCGGCTTCTGGTGCAGAAATCCGTCTACGACAAGGTCGTCGAGATCGCCACGCGGATCGGCAGGGAGGTCAAGGTCGGCAACCCGGCGGAAGAGGGTAGCCATATCGGCCCGCTGGTCAGCGATATCCAGTTCAGCCGGGTACAGGCGTTGATCGAGGCGGGCATTGCCGAAGGCGCCCGGCTTCTGGTTGGCGGCGCCGGCAAGCCGCAGGGGTTCAAGCAAGGCTATTTCGTCAAGCCGACGATCTTTGCCGACGTCAACAACACGATGCGGATTGCCCGCGAAGAGGTATTCGGCCCGGTGCTTGCCATCATGCCGTTCGAAACGGAAGAAGAGGCGATCGAGATCGCCAATGACACCAGCTACGGTCTCGCGGCTTACGTCCAGAGCGGCGATCCCAAGCGTGCCGAGCGCGTCGCCGCGAGGCTTCGCGCCGGCATGGTCCACATCAACGGCGGCCCGCATCGCTATGGTAGCCCCTTCGGCGGTTACAAGCAGTCGGGCAACGGCCGCGAGGGCGGCATGTTCGGGCTCGAGGATTTTCTCGAGGTGAAGACGGTGC
- a CDS encoding GMC family oxidoreductase, with translation MVKQPDIVIIGSGIGGSTIASALAGSGADILILEAGGHIEDRPENRDQRAIFQRGHFRPKELWYETDGTGFNPGNYYNVGGNSKFFGAVMVRYRREDFEEMAHLEGVSPAWPFPYEELEPWYSRAEQLYQVRGTLGQDPTEPPHSRNYAFAPVPDEPPIASVREKLKRNGLHPYSLPLGVDIDKWLAKAKTPWDAHPNSFDGKMDAETAALTVALQHRNVRLQTGSRVTRLETAPDGKRIETVRYIKDGVEHTVSPKLVILSAGAVQSAALLLRSANAVHPKGLANSSDQVGRNFMNHNSSAVIAVSPFYRNDSIYQKTFGFNDFYLSDGEGGPPLGNVQLLGRISGPILKANMPSVPEWLLSQISAHAIDFYAMSEDIPHPESRIMVDSERIVLQWVRTNWPAHLMLVKKLKQALKAAGFPIVLSRPFDKRTPSHQCGTVRIGNDPASAPLDVHCRAFDHHNLFVVDASFLPTSAAVNPALTVAAQALRVAEHIVAKDLAA, from the coding sequence ATGGTGAAGCAGCCCGATATCGTCATCATCGGCTCCGGCATCGGCGGATCGACGATCGCCTCTGCCCTTGCGGGTTCCGGCGCCGACATCCTGATCCTGGAGGCCGGCGGTCATATCGAGGACCGGCCGGAAAACCGCGACCAGCGGGCGATCTTCCAGCGCGGCCATTTCCGACCGAAGGAGCTTTGGTACGAAACCGACGGTACCGGCTTCAATCCCGGCAATTACTACAATGTCGGCGGCAATTCGAAATTCTTCGGGGCGGTGATGGTGCGCTATCGCCGGGAGGATTTTGAGGAAATGGCGCATCTGGAGGGCGTTTCGCCCGCCTGGCCGTTCCCCTACGAGGAGCTTGAGCCCTGGTACAGCCGGGCCGAGCAGCTCTATCAAGTGCGCGGAACACTTGGCCAGGATCCGACGGAGCCGCCGCATTCGCGGAACTATGCTTTCGCGCCGGTTCCGGACGAACCGCCGATTGCTTCGGTGCGCGAAAAACTGAAACGCAACGGCCTGCATCCCTATTCGCTACCGCTTGGCGTCGATATCGACAAATGGCTCGCCAAGGCAAAGACGCCGTGGGATGCGCACCCCAATAGTTTCGACGGCAAGATGGATGCGGAGACCGCGGCGCTGACGGTCGCGTTGCAGCATCGGAATGTCCGGTTGCAGACCGGGTCGCGGGTGACGCGACTGGAAACGGCACCGGATGGCAAGCGGATCGAAACGGTTCGCTATATCAAGGATGGCGTCGAACACACCGTCTCGCCGAAACTGGTCATCCTGTCGGCAGGTGCGGTGCAGTCGGCGGCACTGCTGCTGCGCTCGGCCAATGCTGTTCATCCGAAGGGGCTCGCCAACAGTTCGGACCAGGTCGGCCGCAACTTCATGAACCACAATTCGAGCGCGGTGATCGCGGTTTCGCCGTTCTACAGGAACGACTCGATCTACCAGAAGACCTTCGGTTTCAATGATTTCTATCTCTCGGACGGTGAGGGCGGGCCGCCGCTTGGCAACGTCCAGCTTCTCGGCCGGATATCCGGCCCGATCCTGAAGGCGAACATGCCGTCCGTGCCGGAATGGCTGCTTAGCCAGATCTCGGCGCATGCGATCGATTTCTACGCCATGAGCGAGGATATCCCGCATCCGGAAAGCCGGATCATGGTCGATAGCGAGCGTATCGTGCTGCAATGGGTGCGCACGAACTGGCCGGCGCACCTGATGCTGGTGAAAAAACTGAAGCAGGCGCTGAAGGCGGCGGGGTTTCCGATCGTGCTGTCCCGGCCGTTCGACAAGCGCACGCCGTCGCACCAGTGCGGCACGGTGCGGATCGGTAACGATCCGGCGTCTGCGCCGCTCGATGTCCATTGCCGTGCCTTCGATCACCACAACTTGTTCGTCGTCGATGCCAGTTTCCTGCCGACGTCGGCAGCGGTCAATCCGGCCCTGACGGTCGCGGCGCAGGCGCTGCGCGTTGCAGAGCATATCGTTGCGAAGGATCTGGCGGCATGA
- a CDS encoding GMC family oxidoreductase N-terminal domain-containing protein has protein sequence MTYDYIITGGGPAGCVLANRLTEDADVKVLLLEAGGSDWHPLFHMPAGFAKMTKGVASWGWETVPQKHMKGRVMRYTQAKVIGGGSSINAQLYTRGNAADYDLWASEDGCTGWDYRSVLPYYKRAEDNQRFADDYHSYGGPLGVSMPVSGLPICDAYIRAGQELGIPYNHDFNGKQQAGVGFYQLTQRNRRRSSASLAYLSPIKDRKNLTIRLGARVNRILLEGKRAVGVEIATSRGVEIARAEREVLVSSGAIGSPKLLQQSGIGPADHLRSVGVEVKHDLPGVGSNLQDHLDLFVISECTGDHTYDGVAKLHRSIWAGLQYVLFRTGPVASSLFETGGFWYADPDARSPDIQFHLGLGSGIEAGVEKLKNAGVTLNSAYLHPRSRGTVRLSSSDPAAAPLIDPNYWADPHDRKMSIEGLKIAREILSQAALKPFVMAERLPGPKAMTDAELFDYGCASAKTDHHPVGTCKMGTGADAVVDLELKVHGLEGLRVCDSSVMPRVPSCNTNGPTIMMGEKGSDIIRNRQPLPAAIFSHERNDQRPRARANIR, from the coding sequence ATGACCTACGACTACATCATCACCGGAGGCGGCCCGGCGGGCTGTGTTCTTGCCAACCGGCTGACAGAGGACGCCGATGTCAAGGTACTGCTGCTGGAAGCCGGCGGCAGCGACTGGCATCCGCTGTTCCATATGCCCGCCGGCTTTGCCAAGATGACCAAGGGCGTCGCCAGCTGGGGCTGGGAGACCGTGCCGCAGAAGCATATGAAGGGCCGGGTGATGCGCTATACGCAAGCCAAGGTGATCGGCGGCGGCTCCTCGATCAATGCGCAGCTTTATACGCGCGGCAATGCGGCGGATTATGACCTTTGGGCGAGCGAAGATGGTTGCACCGGCTGGGATTACCGCAGCGTACTGCCCTATTACAAGCGCGCCGAGGACAACCAGCGCTTTGCCGACGACTACCATTCCTATGGCGGACCGCTCGGCGTTTCCATGCCTGTTTCCGGGCTGCCGATCTGCGACGCCTATATCCGCGCCGGCCAGGAACTCGGCATTCCCTACAATCATGATTTCAACGGCAAGCAGCAGGCCGGCGTCGGTTTCTATCAGCTCACCCAGCGCAACCGCCGCCGCTCCTCGGCGTCGCTCGCCTATCTCTCGCCGATCAAGGACCGCAAGAACCTGACCATCAGGCTCGGCGCGCGGGTGAATCGCATCTTGCTCGAAGGCAAAAGGGCGGTCGGCGTCGAGATCGCCACGTCGCGCGGCGTCGAGATCGCCCGGGCCGAGCGCGAAGTGCTGGTCTCCTCCGGCGCCATCGGCTCGCCGAAACTCCTGCAGCAATCCGGTATCGGCCCGGCCGATCACCTGCGTTCCGTCGGTGTCGAGGTGAAGCATGACCTGCCGGGCGTCGGCTCCAATCTGCAGGATCACCTCGACCTATTCGTCATTTCCGAATGCACCGGCGACCACACCTATGACGGCGTCGCCAAGCTGCACCGGTCGATCTGGGCGGGCCTGCAATATGTACTGTTCCGCACCGGTCCGGTTGCCTCCTCGCTCTTCGAGACCGGCGGCTTCTGGTATGCCGATCCGGATGCCCGCTCACCGGATATCCAGTTCCATCTGGGCCTCGGTTCCGGCATCGAGGCGGGTGTCGAGAAACTGAAGAACGCCGGCGTCACGCTGAATTCCGCCTATTTGCATCCGCGTTCGCGCGGCACGGTGCGGCTGTCGTCGTCCGATCCGGCGGCGGCACCGCTGATCGATCCGAATTACTGGGCCGATCCGCATGACCGCAAAATGTCCATCGAAGGCTTGAAGATCGCGCGGGAAATTCTCAGCCAGGCGGCGCTGAAGCCCTTCGTCATGGCCGAACGTCTGCCGGGGCCGAAAGCGATGACCGACGCGGAGCTGTTCGACTATGGCTGCGCCAGTGCCAAGACCGACCATCATCCGGTCGGCACCTGCAAGATGGGCACGGGGGCTGATGCCGTCGTCGACCTGGAGCTGAAGGTTCACGGGCTTGAGGGCTTACGCGTCTGCGACAGTTCCGTCATGCCGCGCGTTCCCTCTTGCAATACCAATGGTCCGACGATCATGATGGGCGAGAAGGGGTCGGACATCATCCGCAACCGGCAACCGCTGCCTGCCGCGATCTTCTCCCACGAACGCAACGACCAGCGGCCGCGGGCACGCGCCAACATTCGATAG
- a CDS encoding ABC transporter ATP-binding protein produces MSFLKITDLRKSYGSLEILKNINLEIDEGGFLVLVGPSGCGKSTLLNTIAGLEPITSGEISINGRSVAGLHPSKRDIAMVFQSYALYPNMTVAGNIAFGMEIRGVPKEEREKAIHQVADMLQIGHLLERKPSQLSGGQRQRVAMGRALVRNPQVFLFDEPLSNLDAKLRVDMRTEIKRLHQRMKTTIVYVTHDQIEAMTLATKIAVLKDGVLQQFGTPAEIYNNPANLFVADFMGSPAMNLLSATVEGGGNDLRVSLARPDAEPLHLPVTQVNGLSAYAGKQIVFGIRPEALTDPDGADRNARSLVEGECLIEVVEPAGSDTFAVTKLGGKEVVARLRADARIAPGQHTRLAFNLDKAVYFDPQSQQRIG; encoded by the coding sequence ATGTCGTTTCTGAAAATCACCGATCTGCGCAAGTCCTACGGCTCGCTGGAAATCCTCAAGAACATCAACCTCGAGATCGACGAAGGCGGCTTCCTGGTCCTCGTCGGCCCCTCCGGCTGCGGAAAATCGACGCTCTTGAACACGATCGCCGGCCTGGAACCGATCACCTCGGGCGAGATCTCGATCAACGGCAGGTCGGTCGCGGGCTTGCATCCCTCCAAGCGCGATATCGCCATGGTCTTCCAGTCCTACGCGCTCTATCCGAACATGACGGTTGCTGGAAACATCGCCTTCGGCATGGAAATCCGCGGCGTGCCGAAGGAGGAGCGCGAAAAGGCCATCCATCAAGTCGCCGACATGCTGCAGATCGGTCATCTCTTGGAGCGCAAGCCGAGCCAGCTCTCAGGCGGCCAGCGCCAGCGCGTTGCCATGGGCCGGGCTCTGGTGCGTAATCCGCAGGTCTTCCTGTTCGACGAGCCGCTTTCCAACCTCGATGCCAAGCTGCGCGTCGACATGCGCACCGAGATCAAGCGCCTGCACCAGCGCATGAAGACGACGATCGTCTACGTCACGCACGACCAGATCGAGGCGATGACGCTGGCGACCAAGATCGCAGTCCTGAAGGATGGCGTGCTGCAGCAGTTCGGCACGCCGGCCGAGATCTACAACAATCCGGCCAACCTCTTCGTTGCCGATTTCATGGGCTCGCCGGCGATGAACCTGCTCAGTGCGACCGTCGAAGGTGGCGGCAACGATCTTCGGGTGTCCCTGGCGCGCCCGGATGCGGAGCCGCTGCATCTGCCGGTAACGCAGGTCAATGGCCTTTCCGCCTATGCCGGCAAGCAGATCGTCTTCGGCATCCGGCCGGAGGCGCTGACGGATCCGGATGGCGCCGACCGCAATGCCCGCTCGCTGGTCGAAGGGGAGTGCCTCATCGAAGTGGTCGAGCCGGCCGGCTCCGATACGTTCGCCGTGACCAAGCTCGGTGGCAAGGAAGTGGTCGCACGCCTGCGCGCTGACGCGCGTATCGCGCCCGGACAACACACCCGGCTTGCCTTCAACCTGGACAAGGCGGTGTATTTCGATCCGCAAAGCCAGCAGCGCATCGGCTGA